CGTGGCGGGTGTTGAAATAGTGCCGGATCGTGACACCCATCAGGAAGACCAGCGCGGCGATGATCCAATTGTACTCGGTCGCAAAAGCCAGCGGATAGTGGTTCGACAACATCAGAAACACGACCGGCAATGTCAGATAGTTGTTGTGGGTCGAACGCAGCTTGGCGATCTTGCCGTATTTCGGATCAGGTGTGCGCCCGTTCTTTAGGTCGTCCACCACAATGCGCTGGTTTGGCATGATGATGAAGAACACATTTGCGGTCATGATTGTGGCCGTGAAGGCCCCCAGATGCAGCATCATCGCGCGACCGGTGAAAATCTGGTTATATCCCCAGCCCATAATCACCAGCAGCACGAACAGAAGAACCATCAGCAATGTCGGACGCTCGCCCAATCCCGACTTGCAGAGAAAATCGTAGACCAGCCAACCGACAGTCAGCGAGGCAGCCGAGATCAATATGCCTTGCCATAGCGCCAGATCCGCCTTTTGGGCATCGATCAGATAGAGCTCTCCGCCTACCCAGTAGACAATCATCAGTAGCGCGGCACCGCTGAGCCATGTGGCGTAGCTTTCCCATTTAAACCAGGTCAGGTGGTCGGGCATACGTTCTGGAGCGACGAGATATTTCTGGATGTGATAGAATCCTCCGCCATGGACTTGCCATTCCTCGCCGTCCGCCGGTCCGGGGATATCGCGGTTCAAACCAAGATCCAGCGCGATGAAGTAGAAGGATGATCCGATCCAGGCAATCGCGGTGATAACGTGCAACCAGCGCACGCCAAAACCAATCCAATCCCAGAAAACGGCGAAGTCGTACATGCTTATGTCTCCGATTGCGTTGCGCCACACTAGGCAAACGGGCTTTTCTTCGGTATTCCCGTATATTGTCAAACTGTATCAAAAAAAACGATAAGATGTCCTATCTCGACAACATTCGAACCTTTGTCCGGGTCTATGACTTGGGCAGCATGTCAGCCGCCGGGCGGGATATGAGAATTTCACCTGCGGTGACGTCGGCGCGAATATCGCAGTTGGAGGATCATCTGGGAGTGCGCCTGTTTCAGCG
The Ruegeria sp. SCSIO 43209 genome window above contains:
- a CDS encoding urate hydroxylase PuuD; translated protein: MYDFAVFWDWIGFGVRWLHVITAIAWIGSSFYFIALDLGLNRDIPGPADGEEWQVHGGGFYHIQKYLVAPERMPDHLTWFKWESYATWLSGAALLMIVYWVGGELYLIDAQKADLALWQGILISAASLTVGWLVYDFLCKSGLGERPTLLMVLLFVLLVIMGWGYNQIFTGRAMMLHLGAFTATIMTANVFFIIMPNQRIVVDDLKNGRTPDPKYGKIAKLRSTHNNYLTLPVVFLMLSNHYPLAFATEYNWIIAALVFLMGVTIRHYFNTRHARAGNPTWTWLVTALLFMTIMWLSTASMNDPLEEAEARQLTPYEQKFASADGFEEAQDIVLGRCSMCHAREPVWEGILWAPKGVLLETKADIAQNAQQIYLQSGVTHAMPPANVTYMEPEDRDAIVRWFRNAGL